In Hippoglossus hippoglossus isolate fHipHip1 chromosome 24, fHipHip1.pri, whole genome shotgun sequence, a single genomic region encodes these proteins:
- the mboat2b gene encoding lysophospholipid acyltransferase 2b isoform X2, producing MRGEEEEQEERRKHHLHHHQHLHLQDTPRTHGASAAATEAADPGTWTLKTADPRPAPAPASCSRSARSPTCRWTRYALHFLVQSGLTYGIMILTGVEHMHKYCLLVALSYLSLCQITRVYVFDYGMYSADFTGPMMVITQKITSLAFEIHDGMARKEDNLTPGQKILAIRRMPSLLEYFSYNCNFLGILAGPTCSYNDYIAFIEGDPRRHRDQGTDGKSSVKRRQSEPSPNTEVVRKVTTSFFCLLVFLLVCKVFPVERNIDDDFISNTTFYSRVVYLYLSMLTTRPKYYFVWTLADAINNAAGFGFNGYDSDGSPRWDLISNLRILNIEFATSFKVFLDNWNIQTAHWLKRVCYERCPYHPTAATFILSAMWHGAYPGYYLTFLTGIVITLAARAVRHNVRPYFLQSPSHKLVYDVITWAATQIAICYTVVPFVLLSVGPSIKFYRSWFFSLHIGCVLLAVALPVKRRHLHLKDRQRNLPQEPLQHPLEAIESNCSQKERNT from the exons AtgaggggtgaggaggaggaacaggaagagaggaggaagcatcatcttcatcatcatcaacatcttcatcttcaGGACACACCGAGGACTCACGGAGCATCCGCCGCCGCCACAGAAGCAGCAGACCCGGGGACATGGACTCTGAAGACAGCCGATCCGCGGCCTGCACCGGCTCCAGCCTCCTGCAGCCGGTCAGCGAGATCACCGACCTGCCGCTGGACCAG GTACGCACTTCACTTCCTGGTGCAGAGCGGACTCACCTACGGCATCATGATCCTGACTGGAGTCGAACACATGCACAA ATACTGCCTCCTGGTGGCTCTCAGCTATCTGAGTCTGTGTCAGATCACTCGAGTCTACGTCTTTGACTACGGCATGTACTCGGCTGACTTCACCGG aCCCATGATGGTGATCACACAGAAAATCACCAGCCTGGCATTTGAAATCCACGATG GAATGGCTCGAAAAGAGGATAATCTGACCCCGGGACAGAAGATTTTGGCGATAAg GAGGATGCCCAGTCTGCTGGAATACTTCAGCTACAACTGTAACTTCCTGGGGATCCTGGCCGGACCCACCTGCTCCTACAATGACTACATCGCCTTCATTGAGGGAGACCCCCGTCGCCACAGGGACCAGGGCACTGATGGGAAGTCCAGTGTCAAGCGGAGGCAGAGCGAGCCCTCACCAAAC ACTGAGGTCGTCCGTAAAGTGACCACTTCCTTCTTCTGCCTCCTGGTCTTTCTGTTGGTGTGTAAAGTTTTCCCTGTGGAACGAAACATTGACGACGACTTCATCTCCAACACAACGTTCTACTCTCGGGTGGTCTACCTGTACCTGTCCATGTTGACCACCAGACCCAAGTACTACTTTGTCTGGACACTGG CTGATGCCATCAACAATGCTGCAGGTTTCGGCTTCAACGGTTACGACAGTGACGGCTCTCCTCGCTGGGACCTGATCTCCAACCTGAGGATCCTGAACATCGAG TTTGCCACCAGCTTCAAAGTCTTCCTCGACAACTGGAACATTCAGACGGCTCACTGGCTCAaaag AGTGTGTTACGAGCGATGTCCCTACCACCCGACAGCAGCCACCTTCATCCTGTCAGCCATGTGGCATGGAGCGTATCCAGGTTACTACCTCACCTTCCTCACCGGCATCGTCATCACACTGGCTGCCAGAGCG GTCAGACACAACGTTCGGCCATACTTCCTTCAATCACCCTCCCATAAACTGGTCTATGATGTCATCACATGGGCGGCCACTCAGATCGCCATCTGCTACACAGTGGTGCCTTTTGTCCTGTTGTCTGTCGGTCcatcaataaagttttacag ATCGTGGTTTTTCAGTCTCCATATTGGCTGCGTCCTGTTGGCTGTGGCATTGCCAGTCAAACGGAGACATCTCCACCTCAAGGACCGGCAGAGAAACCTCCCCCAGGAGCCGCTTCAGCATCCCCTGGAGGCTATAGAAAGTAACTGCAGCcagaaggaaagaaacacatga
- the mboat2b gene encoding lysophospholipid acyltransferase 2b isoform X1 — MDSEDSRSAACTGSSLLQPVSEITDLPLDQVNFVVCQLCALLSAFWFRLFLHPSKTSPFIRHMVATLLGLYFALFCFGWYALHFLVQSGLTYGIMILTGVEHMHKYCLLVALSYLSLCQITRVYVFDYGMYSADFTGPMMVITQKITSLAFEIHDGMARKEDNLTPGQKILAIRRMPSLLEYFSYNCNFLGILAGPTCSYNDYIAFIEGDPRRHRDQGTDGKSSVKRRQSEPSPNTEVVRKVTTSFFCLLVFLLVCKVFPVERNIDDDFISNTTFYSRVVYLYLSMLTTRPKYYFVWTLADAINNAAGFGFNGYDSDGSPRWDLISNLRILNIEFATSFKVFLDNWNIQTAHWLKRVCYERCPYHPTAATFILSAMWHGAYPGYYLTFLTGIVITLAARAVRHNVRPYFLQSPSHKLVYDVITWAATQIAICYTVVPFVLLSVGPSIKFYRSWFFSLHIGCVLLAVALPVKRRHLHLKDRQRNLPQEPLQHPLEAIESNCSQKERNT; from the exons ATGGACTCTGAAGACAGCCGATCCGCGGCCTGCACCGGCTCCAGCCTCCTGCAGCCGGTCAGCGAGATCACCGACCTGCCGCTGGACCAG gtgaactTTGTGGTGTGTCAGCTCTGTGCTCTGCTGTCGGCCTTCTGGTTTCGTCTCTTCCTCCATCCCAGTAAAACCAGTCCCTTCATCAGACACATGGTGGCGACTCTACTGGGACTCTACTTCGCTCTGTTCTGCTTTGGCTG GTACGCACTTCACTTCCTGGTGCAGAGCGGACTCACCTACGGCATCATGATCCTGACTGGAGTCGAACACATGCACAA ATACTGCCTCCTGGTGGCTCTCAGCTATCTGAGTCTGTGTCAGATCACTCGAGTCTACGTCTTTGACTACGGCATGTACTCGGCTGACTTCACCGG aCCCATGATGGTGATCACACAGAAAATCACCAGCCTGGCATTTGAAATCCACGATG GAATGGCTCGAAAAGAGGATAATCTGACCCCGGGACAGAAGATTTTGGCGATAAg GAGGATGCCCAGTCTGCTGGAATACTTCAGCTACAACTGTAACTTCCTGGGGATCCTGGCCGGACCCACCTGCTCCTACAATGACTACATCGCCTTCATTGAGGGAGACCCCCGTCGCCACAGGGACCAGGGCACTGATGGGAAGTCCAGTGTCAAGCGGAGGCAGAGCGAGCCCTCACCAAAC ACTGAGGTCGTCCGTAAAGTGACCACTTCCTTCTTCTGCCTCCTGGTCTTTCTGTTGGTGTGTAAAGTTTTCCCTGTGGAACGAAACATTGACGACGACTTCATCTCCAACACAACGTTCTACTCTCGGGTGGTCTACCTGTACCTGTCCATGTTGACCACCAGACCCAAGTACTACTTTGTCTGGACACTGG CTGATGCCATCAACAATGCTGCAGGTTTCGGCTTCAACGGTTACGACAGTGACGGCTCTCCTCGCTGGGACCTGATCTCCAACCTGAGGATCCTGAACATCGAG TTTGCCACCAGCTTCAAAGTCTTCCTCGACAACTGGAACATTCAGACGGCTCACTGGCTCAaaag AGTGTGTTACGAGCGATGTCCCTACCACCCGACAGCAGCCACCTTCATCCTGTCAGCCATGTGGCATGGAGCGTATCCAGGTTACTACCTCACCTTCCTCACCGGCATCGTCATCACACTGGCTGCCAGAGCG GTCAGACACAACGTTCGGCCATACTTCCTTCAATCACCCTCCCATAAACTGGTCTATGATGTCATCACATGGGCGGCCACTCAGATCGCCATCTGCTACACAGTGGTGCCTTTTGTCCTGTTGTCTGTCGGTCcatcaataaagttttacag ATCGTGGTTTTTCAGTCTCCATATTGGCTGCGTCCTGTTGGCTGTGGCATTGCCAGTCAAACGGAGACATCTCCACCTCAAGGACCGGCAGAGAAACCTCCCCCAGGAGCCGCTTCAGCATCCCCTGGAGGCTATAGAAAGTAACTGCAGCcagaaggaaagaaacacatga